The following are encoded together in the Phaseolus vulgaris cultivar G19833 chromosome 9, P. vulgaris v2.0, whole genome shotgun sequence genome:
- the LOC137820276 gene encoding uncharacterized protein, translating to MRVLEGASLVELVTHLNMALQKYAPSGHAPSINMKHLTFSSKMPKKAEHDKANQNHNMDVDIDLREVYFLIMHFLSAGPCHKTYLQFWNELLEHELLPRRYHAWYSKTGACSGDKDDDGLSFPLNYNMLLERYPHIEKDHLVKLLKQLLLNTATPSLGMNLGNAPNAADVPTLLGSGSFSLLSYDRDKMKEVKRPPPHMRWPHMKANQVHGLNLREIGGGFPRHHRAPSIRSACYAIAKPSTMVQKMQNIKRLRGHRNAVYCAIFDRSGRHVITGSDDRLVKVWSMETAYCLASCRGHDGDITDLAVSSNNALVASSSNDCVIRVWRLPDGLPISVLRGHTGAVTAIAFSPRPNAVYQLLSSSDDGSCRIWDARYTQSSPRLYIPRPSDSVIGKSNGPSSSTLPQSHQIFCCAFNANGTVFVTGSSDNLARVWNACKLSMDDSDQPNHEIDVLSGHENDVNYVQFSGCAVPSRFSSTETWKEENIPKFKNSWLNHDNIVTCSRDGSAIIWIPRSRRSHGKSGRWTRAYHLRVPPPPMPPQPQRGGPRQRILPTPRGVNMIVWSHDNRFVLAAIMDCRICVWNASDGSLVHSLTGHTESTYVLDVHPFNPRIAMSAGYDGRTIVWDIWEGMPIRIYEISRFKLVDGKFSPDGTSIILSDDVGQLYILSTGQGESQKDAKYDQFFLGDYRPLIQDTHGNVLDQETQIVPYRRNVQDLLCDSAMIPYPEPYQSEFQQRRLGALGLEWRPSSLRLAVGPDFSLDPDYHMLPLADLDLVTEPLPEFIDAMEWEPEVEVFSDDADSEYNATEDCSSKGEKGCSSSNASGDSGCSTDNSEGEDTRMESIRRSKRKKQKTETEIMTSSGRRVKRRNFDECDGNTIGSSRSRKGKSGQKTSRRKFSKSKSSRPQRAAARNALHLFSKITGTPTDGDDDSLIGDFSDSESTLQESNIDSDESDGTLQNDQLNYSKGKEVSYYESEDTKSHELTETHVNSMNKRRLVLKLPIRDISKSTNEFDYQAELAGSSSKTIPEVTDFNGNGPSFKDSGYYSGSTSYPAVERTDQAKPGQVKDHVDLLGKIKWGVVRARSSKPLRVEEPVPSEENPYSGKCPNHLDEKENVSSGNEKEEKNFSAPTPEFETQNDGNLGDGLIEINEICAGTITSQPFNPTVNGGQITGSSNCRDKDESLIPTYVIPQDTVPASISYSEVDQLPEPNIGFCSVSTKLRSKRGARDPESPSKHEAKSSILKNSACSSNDNAPLNNEQRVLVDSNNTRDKSNLGENGSQEIDPQIRENSTSQDLLEPQTQRDKMYKAVYRRSRSHRAVTNLADSGGQGESTSNGSNSNFNTTADFSNGTNEANHTNGSIELEPISCDPNYEQNNCKVLQGHGDSMIKSPQNVSTSGGQLTEEERGSSSKLTVGLRSTRSRRSSYNIRETSPVNKRKSLQSTVKVSWLLLSTHEEGCRYIPQQGDEVVYLRQGHREYIDYCRKSDSGPWVSLKGHIRAVEYCRVQSLEYSHLAGSGDSCCKMTLQFVDPNSSVVGKSFKLTLPEVTSFPDFLVERTRFDAAMQRNWTRRDKCRVWWRNEDNSSGNWWDGRILCVKTKSSEFSDSPWESCTVRYKNDLTETHLHSPWELFDADTVWEQPHIDDSMKNKLQSALTKLLQSGNTVQDRYGVHELKKISSKSKFINRFPVPISLELVQSRLKNNYYRSMEALQHDVTNLLANSTSFFEKDADMSVKIKRLSEWFTRTLSSL from the exons ATGAGAGTTTTGGAGGGTGCTTCTCTGGTTGAACTTGTCACTCAtct GAATATGGCTTTGCAGAAGTATGCTCCTTCTGGCCATGCACCTTCCATTAATATGAAACATTTGACCTTTTCCAGTAAGATGCCTAAGAAAGCTGAGCATGACAAGGCAAATCAGAATCATAACATGGATGTGGATATTGACCTTAGGGAAGTTTATTTTCTCATTATGCACTTTCTTTCAGCTGGGCCATGTCATAAAACTTATTTACAATTTTGGAATGAGCTTCTTGAGCATGAACTTTTGCCTAGAAGGTATCATGCGTGGTATTCAAAGACTGGAGCATGTAGTGGAGACAAAGATGATGATGGTCTATCATTCCCTTTAAATTACAATATGTTACTGGAGAG GTATCCACATATTGAAAAGGATCACCTGGTAAAGCTTTTAAAGCAATTGTTATTAAATACAGCCACCCCATCACTGGGTATGAATCTTGGAAATGCCCCAAATGCAGCTGATGTCCCTACACTTTTAGGAAGTGGTTCATTTTCACTGCTGAGCT ATGATAGGGATAAAATGAAAGAAGTCAAACGGCCACCTCCTCACATGCGCTGGCCTCATATGAAAGCCAATCAGGTTCATGGGCTTAATTTGAGGGAAATAGGGGGTGGTTTCCCAAGACATCACCGTGCACCATCTATACGTTCTGCATGCTATGCCATTGCAAAACCTTCTACCATGGTGCAAAAGATGCAAAATATCAAGAGGTTAAGAGGACACCGCAATGCTGTTTATTGTG CTATATTTGATCGATCTGGAAGGCATGTGATTACTGGTTCAGATGACCGCCTTGTAAAGGTTTGGTCAATGGAAACTGCATATTGTTTGGCCAGTTGCCGTGGACATGAT GGTGACATCACTGACTTGGCTGTGAGTTCAAACAATGCTTTAGTTGCATCCTCATCAAATGACTGTGTCATTCGAGTT TGGCGCTTGCCGGATGGGTTGCCAATATCAGTTTTGCGGGGACATACTGGAGCTGTTACAGCAATAGCATTTAGTCCCAGACCAAATGCTGTATACCAGCTTTTATC TTCCTCTGATGATGGAAGTTGTAGGATATGGGATGCAAGGTATACCCAGTCAAGTCCAAGATTATACATTCCGAGGCCTTCGGATTCTGTTATTG GGAAGAGCAATGGCCCATCTTCAAGTACTTTACCACAGAGCCATCAGATTTTTTGCTGTGCATTTAATGCTAATGGAACTGTCTTTGTAACTGGTAGCTCTGACAATCTTGCTAGG GTCTGGAATGCTTGTAAACTTAGCATGGATGACAGTGACCAACCAAATCATGAGATAGACGTGCTATCTGGGCATGAGAATGATGTGAATTATGTGCAATTCAG TGGATGTGCAGTCCCATCTCGGTTTTCCTCAACAGAAACTTGGAAGGAGGAAAATAttcccaaatttaaaaattcttg GTTGAATCATGACAACATAGTTACCTGCTCTCGTGATGGGAGTGCTATAATATGGATTCCTAGATCACGTAGATCACAT GGAAAAAGTGGTCGCTGGACACGTGCATATCATCTAAGAGTTCCACCTCCACCTATGCCTCCTCAACCTCAAAGAGGTGGTCCTCGTCAGAGAATTCTACCAACTCCACGTGGTGTAAATATGATTGTTTGGAGCCATGACAACCGCTTTGTTCTTGCAGCTATTATGG ATTGCAGAATTTGTGTTTGGAATGCATCTGACGGCAGCTTAGTACACTCATTGACTGGGCATACTGAATCT ACATATGTTCTGGATGTTCATCCTTTCAATCCCCGGATAGCTATGAGTGCTGGATATGATGGAAGAACTATTGTTTGGGAT ATATGGGAGGGCATGCCTATCCGGATATATGAGATATCACGTTTCAAGTTGGTGGATGGAAAATTTTCTCC AGATGGAACATCAATTATACTTTCGGATGATGTTGGTCAACTATATATATTAAGCACAGGTCAAGGCGAGTCCCAGAAAGATGCCAAATACGATCAG TTCTTTCTCGGTGATTATCGACCTCTGATTCAAGACACCCATGGTAATGTACTAGACCAG GAAACTCAAATTGTTCCGTATCGACGGAATGTGCAAGATTTGCTTTGTGATTCAG CAATGATACCATACCCAGAGCCATATCAGAGTGAATTTCAGCAAAGAAGATTAGGAGCATTAGGCCTTGAGTGGCGTCCATCATCGCTAAGGCTTGCTGTTGGTCCTGATTTCAGTCTGGACCCTGATTATCACATGCTTCCATTGGCAGACTTGGATTTGGTTACAGAACCACTGCCTGAGTTTATAGATGCTATGGAATGGGAACCTGAAGTTGAGGTGTTTAGTGATGATGCAGATTCAGAATATAACGCCACTGAAGATTGCTCTTCTAAGGGTGAGAAAGGATGTTCAAGCTCCAATGCTTCTGGTGATTCAGGGTGCAGCACAGACAACAGCGAAGGGGAAGACACTCGCATGGAAAGCATTCGTAGATCGAAGAGGAAAAAACAGAAGACTGAG ACTGAGATCATGACTTCTTCTGGGAGACGTGTGAAAAGGAGGAACTTTGATGAGTGTGATGGCAATACCATTGGCAGTAGCCGAAGTAGGAAGGGAAAAAGTGGCCAAAAAACATCAAGAAGGAAATTTTCGAAATCTAAATCTTCCCGGCCTCAAAGGGCTGCTGCACGCAATGCTCTGCATCTATTTTCCAAAATTACTGGTACACCAACAGATGGAGATGACGATAGTCTGATTGGTGATTTTTCAGATAGTGAATCAACATTGCAAGAGTCTAATATTGACAGTGATGAATCTGATGGAACTTTACAGAATGATCAATTGAATTATTCCAAGGGAAAAGAAGTATCCTATTATGAATCAGAGGACACAAAATCTCATGAGTTAACTGAAACTCATGTGAATTCAATGAACAAGAGGAGGTTGGTTCTGAAGTTGCCAATTCGTGATATATCTAAGTCCACAAATGAGTTTGATTACCAGGCTGAGTTGGCTGGCTCATCATCAAAAACTATACCAGAAGTTACTGATTTTAATGGGAACGGACCAAGTTTTAAGGATTCAGGGTACTATTCTGGCAGTACAAGTTACCCTGCAGTTGAAAGAACAGATCAAGCAAAACCTGGCCAGGTGAAAGACCATGTAGACTTGCTGGGGAAAATTAAATGGGGAGTGGTTAGGGCACGATCATCTAAACCGTTGAGAGTGGAAGAACCTGTACCATCAGAGGAAAATCCTTACTCTGGAAAATGTCCTAATCATCTTGATGAAAAAGAGAATGTAAGTAGTGGGAATGAGAAAGAGGAGAAGAACTTTAGTGCACCAACTCCTGAGTTTGAAACCCAAAATGATGGCAATCTGGGAGATGGTTTGATAGAGATTAATGAAATTTGTGCTGGTACTATCACCTCACAGCCTTTTAATCCCACTGTTAATGGAGGACAGATCACAGGTTCCAGCAATTGCAGGGACAAAGATGAATCACTGATTCCTACATATGTGATTCCCCAGGATACTGTTCCTGCTTCAATCAGCTATAGTGAGGTTGACCAACTACCTGAACCAAATATTGGTTTTTGTTCTGTTTCAACGAAACTAAGGTCGAAAAGGGGTGCAAGGGATCCTGAAAGTCCATCCAAGCATGAAGCAAAATCTTCCATTCTAAAGAATAGTGCGTGCAGCTCTAATGATAATGCTCCTTTGAACAATGAACAGCGTGTGCTTGTGGATAGCAACAACACTAGAGATAAATCTAATCTGGGAGAGAATGGATCTCAAGAAATAGATCCTCAGATTAGAGAAAATAGTACTTCTCAGGATTTGCTAGAACCACAAACACAAAGAGATAAAATGTATAAAGCGGTTTATAGAAGATCAAGATCACATAGGGCTGTGACTAATTTAGCTGACAGTGGTGGCCAGGGTGAATCTACTTCAAATGGGAGCAACAGTAATTTCAACACAACAGCAGACTTCAGTAATGGCACAAATGAGGCTAATCATACCAATGGATCCATAGAGTTGGAACCAATTAGTTGTGACCCAAACTATGAGCAGAATAATTGCAAAGTGCTGCAAGGACATGGAGATTCTATGATTAAAAGTCCACAGAATGTTTCTACAAGTGGAGGACAACTCACAGAAGAAGAAAGGGGTTCTAGTTCAAAATTGACTGTTGGTTTGAGGTCCACTAGGAGTCGGAGGTCTAGTTATAATATTCGTGAGACCAGTCCTGTAAATAAAAGGAAATCACTACAATCGACTGTGAAAGTATCATGGTTGTTGTTATCAACCCATGAAGAAGGATGCAGATATATTCCACAACAGGGAGATGAAGTTGTATATTTGAGACAG GGGCACCGGGAGTATATAGATTATTGTCGTAAAAGTGATTCAGGGCCTTGGGTATCACTTAAGGGACATATACGAGCTGTAGAATATTGTAGAGTTCAAAGCCTAGAGTATTCCCATCTTGCAGGGTCTGGTGATAGCTGCTGCAAAATGACCCTTCAGTTTGTAGATCCTAATTCAAGTGTTGTTGGAAAATCTTTTAAGTTAACCCTACCTGAAGTGACTAGTTTCCCAGATTTTCTTGTTGAAAGAACTAGGTTTGATGCTGCTATGCAAAGAAATTGGACACGCAGGGATAAATGCAGGGTTTGGTGGAGAAATGAGGATAATTCCTCTGGTAATTGGTGGGATGGTCGAATTTTGTGCGTGAAAACCAAGTCTTCTGAATTTTCAGACAGTCCATGGGAGAGTTGTACTGTTCGGTACAAGAATGACCTAACTGAAACGCATTTGCATAGTCCTTGGGAGCTTTTTGATGCTGACACTGTATGGGAACAGCCTCACATTGATGATAGCATGAAAAATAAACTGCAATCTGCTCTCACCAAATTACTGCAGTCAGGCAACACAGTCCAG GATCGTTATGGAGTGCATGAACTGAAGAAAATTTCAAGCAAGTCCAAATTTATAAACAG GTTTCCTGTTCCTATATCACTTGAATTGGTGCAGTCAAGGTTGAAGAACAATTACTACCGTAGTATGGAAGCTCTGCAGCACGATGTGACAAATTTACTGGCTAATTCCACTTCCTTTTTTGAAAAAGATGCAGATATGTCAGTAAAAATCAAACGTCTATCAGAATGGTTCACACGAACATTATCATCTCTATAG